The genomic DNA CACCTCCGCCGCCTGTTCCCGGTGGCGAACCCCCGCGACGAGCAGGCCGAGACCCGCTTCGTCGAGACGACGAGGGCACCGCTGCTCGCCCACCACCGCGCCGCGCTGGCGGTGCTCGCCGAGAGCGCGGACGCGAGGCACCTCACGCACGAGGAGGGCGAGCTGTGGCTCGCTGCGCTGAACACGCTGCGGCTCGTCCTCGGCTCCTCGCTCGGGGTGTCCGAGGACTCCGGCGAGCCGGATCCCGAGGACCCCCGCTATGCCGACTGGATCTGTTACCACTACCTCTCCTACCTCGCGAGCGAGATGATCGACCTGCTCTCGGCGTCCCTTCCGCCACCGATCCCCGGCGCCGACGACGAGCTGCCCGACGACCCGTGGGGCGAGCCCCTCGGCGGCCTCCGCTGGGACGGGACGCCCCTCCCCGAACAGCCGTGAGCGCGCCGGGCACGCTGCCGCGCATCGCCACCCTGATGGGCTCGGGCGAGCTCTCGCCCACGATGGTGAAGGTCCATCGGCAGATCCTCGAGCGGCTGGGGCCGCGCCCGGTGCCGTCGCTGTTCCTCGGCACACCCTTCGGCTTCCAGGAGAACGCGCGCGAGCTCGGCCAGCGCGCCGTCACTTACTTCTCCGAGAGCTTGCAAACGCCCCTCGACGTCGCTGCCGGTGAGGAGGGTGACGACACCCTCACCTCGCAGCTGCGCCGCTCCCGCTACGTCTTCTCCGGCCCCGGGAGCCCCACCTACGCGCTCCGCCGCTGGGAGGGGACCGCCGTCCCGCAGCTGCTGCGCGAGAAGCTCGCCGGTGGCGGGGCCGTGACCTTCGCAAGTGCCGCCGCGCTCACCCTCGGCTCGCACACGGTCCCGGTCTACGAGATCTACAAGGTCGGCGCCGAGCCCCACTGGCTCCCCGGCCTCGGCGTACTCGGTGCGGCCGGTCTCGAGGTGGCGGTGATCCCCCACTACAACAACGCCGAGGGCGGCACCCACGACACCCACTTCTGCTACCTCGGCGAGCGCCGCCTGGCCGCGATGGAGGAGCTCCTCCCCGCGGAGACCTTCGTGCTCGGTGTCGACGAGCACACGGCGCTCGTCATCGACCTCGACGAGCGCTCGGTGGAGGTGCACGGCCTCGGCGTCGTCACCGTCCGCAAGGACGGCCGCTCGGTGACCTTCGAGACCGGCAGCCGGCTCTCCCTCGACACGCTGATCGCTGCCGCCTTCGACCACGGCTCGGGCCGGGTGGCCGCGCTGCCACAGGCCGCCTCCCCACCGGACCTGCCCTACGCCGCCGGCTCGGCCTCGCCACTGTTCGACCTCATCCACGAGCGGGAAGCCGAATTCGACCGGGCGGTCGGCGGAGGCGACGCTCGGGGAGCGGCGGGGGCGGCGCTCACTCTCGAGCAGGAGCTCCACGAGTGGTCGACCGACGTGCCCGGTCAGGACGAGCTCACCCGCGCGCGGGCGAGCATCCGCGCCATGGTCGGGCGCCTCGGCGAACTCGCGGTGGGGGGGCTGCGCGACCCGCGCGAGGTGCTCGGCCCCTTCGTCGAGCTGCTCATCGAGCAGCGCCGGCGGGCGCGCGACGAGCGCCGTTTCTCCGACGCCGACCAGCTCCGCGACGCCGTCTCCGCGCTCGGGGTCGAGCTGCGCGACGGGCCGGAGGGGACCGAGTGGCACCTCACCGCCCTTGCGCCAGACAGCGGCGGCGAGGGGCGCGAGTAGCCTCGGCTGGCGCCTTGCACGGGCCGGCCCCCATCGTCCAGTGGCCGAGGACATCGCCCTTTCAAGGCGGAAACACGGGTTCGAATCCCGTTGGGGGTGCCACCTAAACAAGCACTTCAGAGCCACTTTTTGTGGCCTGATTGCGTCGCTTTGGAGGCCTGACTATTCCCGCCGCGCGCGCTACGCGCGCGATCGCGAGCGGAACGGCCGCCAGAAACCGCTCGTAACTGGGTCGGATAGCGTCCTCGCGGCCTCGACACTCGGTGATGACCAGCGCAACGCGGTGCGCGGTCTTCTCTGCGGAGGCGAACGCGTCGCCCTCCTCGTCGGCCCAGCGGGTGCGGGGAAGTCGCGCTCACTCGACGTGGCACGAGCGGGGTGGGAAGCCGCCGGCTACGAGCCGATCGGCCTCGCCCCTTCGGCGATGGCCGCGAAGGTCCTCCACGACGAGGCGGGCCTGCGCTCGGAGACTCTCGCCAAGTTCCTCCACGACGCCGAGCGCGCCACATCGCCGGTCATTCTCAGCCGCCGCAGCGTCGTGATCTTGGACGAGACCGGCATGGCTCGGACCGACGACC from Acidimicrobiales bacterium includes the following:
- a CDS encoding DUF2017 family protein: MLGRQRWRLRAAHGGFDVNLPAEERELLRELPGHVESALGEVAAGEPVPEHLRRLFPVANPRDEQAETRFVETTRAPLLAHHRAALAVLAESADARHLTHEEGELWLAALNTLRLVLGSSLGVSEDSGEPDPEDPRYADWICYHYLSYLASEMIDLLSASLPPPIPGADDELPDDPWGEPLGGLRWDGTPLPEQP